The nucleotide sequence GCGGCGCTGGTGGTGTCCTTCGGGCCCTGGGTCCGTACGGCGCGCTCGGCCTGGGCGCACCACGCGGTGAGCGGGGCGCTGCTGGACGGGCTGGTGGTGCTGTTCGCGGTGGCCTTCGTGACCGGGGTGGGGTGTCTGGCGCTGGTCCTGCGGCCCCGGCTGTGGCGGCCGGCGTCCTTCAACCGGTTCAGCGTCCGCGCCCTCTCGGCCACCGCGACCGCACCGGGCGCGCGGCCGGGGCCGGGGCCGGAGGGGACGGAACTGTGGGAGGCGTGCCGGTTCATGGCGGCGATCACGGTGAAGAAGTGCCGTTATGCCGCCGCCGCCATCGCCTGCACGGCCGCGATGGCCGTCACGGCCGGTCTCTGTGTCCTGCTGCGGGCGTTCTCCGGCTGAAGTCCCTGTGCGCCGAGGGGGTTTCAGTCGAGGTCCGACGGCAGCAGCCGGGCCTCCTCACGCAGCCGGTCCAGGTCGCGGACGGTCGTGGTGCGGTAGCCGGTGACGATCAGCTCGGCGTCCCGCAGCTCCTTGAGCGCCTTGTGCACGGTCGGCTCGGCCGCTCCGGCGAGGGCGGCCAACTCCGGCTGGGTGAGGGTGAATCCGAGTTCCACCCCGTCCCGTCCCGGCCGCCCGTGGCTCGCCGCGAGGTCGACCAGGATGCGGGCCAGCCGCTCCTTCACGTTGTAACCGCGGAATTCCAGGCGCCGGTTGTTGGCCCAGCGCAGCCGCTCGGAGACGATGCCGGTCAGCTCCACGGCCGCGTCGGGGCGGCGCAGCAGGAAGGCGCGCAGGATCTCGTGGGGTACGGCGCGCGCGGTCACCGGACCGCACGCGGTGACCGTCGCCGTGCGCGGCATGTCACCCACGGCCGCCATCTCCCCGATGATGTCCCCGCCCAGCCGGATCGCCAGCAGGGACTCCAGGCCGTTCTGCGCGGTCGCGGTGACCTTGGTGAAGCCGGAGAGCAGCAGCAGCGTGTGCCGGTCGGTGTCGCCCTGGCGGACCAGCAGGTCCCTGGGTTCGAAGCGGCGGGGCCGGCCGAGCGCCAGCAGGTCGTCGAGCGCGGCCTCGGAGAGCCTGCCGAGGTAACTGCCGCGCGGCCAGTTGGACTCGTGGTCCGCGTCCCGTGATGCTGCGTAGGTCACGACACGACGATAGGCGTCCCGACGACGATCGGCATGGTTCCGGACATACCGGAACCCGCTCCCCCGGTTGAGGAGCGGGCCGGTGCGGACGTCTTCGTCAGGACGTCTGGTACGCCTCCACCTCGCTCAACTGACCTGCCGGCCAGCCGGTGTTGCCGCTGACGACCAGCCGCAGATGGCGCAGGCTGGTGCCGCTCGGCAGGGACACGGTGACGGTGTTGCCGCTCGCCGGGTCGAAGCGGTAGCCCTGCGCCCCGGACACGGTGGTGTACGACGAGCCGTCGGTGCTGCCCTGCACGGCGATGGTCTGCGTACGCGCGCCCCACGCCGAGGACGGCGGCAGCTTCAGGACGAGCCGGCGGACCGGGTAGGCGGAGCCGAGGTCGACCGTCCAGGACTGCGGGAAGGCGCTGTTGGCCGACTCCCAGTAGGTGTTGGCGTCTCCGTCCGCCGCCTTGCCGGGGGTGTAGACGTCCTGGGACCCGGTGGCGGTGGCCGGACGGCCCTTGGCCAGGTTGCGGTTGGGGTCCGGCTGGGGGTTGCCCTGGCCGGGCTGGGGCCAGGTCGAGCAGTCCGCCCAGGTGCTGCTCCAGCCGGAGTTGCCGCCGCCGTCGGTGAGCGAGAAGGTGCCGGAGTTCGCCGGGTAGGGGCAGTTGTAGACACCGGCGGAGCCGACCTGGGTGGCGCTCACGTTCTTGAAGGCGGCCGCGCCCTGCGCCTCGGCCTGTACGACCACGGTCCCGGTGTTCTTCACCGTCGCGCCGGTCACGTTGACGTTGCGCACCGGGTAGCCCTGGCCGCCGCCGGAGACGAACTCGAAGGCGCTGTAGGGGCTGTCGGTGATCGTGGTGTCGGTGATGTTGACCGTGGCGTTGATGGCGCTGTCGTAGGAGTCGACGCGCAGCGCGCCCATCGGGTGGTTCCAGTTGGGGTTCAGGGCGCCCGCGCGGACCAGGGTGTTGCCCGAGACGGTGATGGTGCCGGCCAGCGGGGAGAAGGGGTCGAGGAACTTCTGGTTGGAGATGGCGATGCCGCTGCCGAGGGCGTTGGTGTCGGAGACCAGGTTGTTCTTCACCGAGATGTCGGTGCCGCCGTAGATGGCGATGCCGTTGGCCAGGTTGGGCTGCGAGATGGTGTTGTTCTCGAAGCTGGAGTTGGAGTCCGGCGCGTACAGGGACCACATGGCGAGGGAGTCGTCGCCCTGGTTGCGCAGGAAGTTGTTGCTGACGCGCACGCCGCGGGCGTTGCCGTTGAGGTTGAGGCCGTCGGCGGTGGTGTCGAGGACGCGGTTGTTCTCCACGACCAGGTTGTCGTTGTTGCCCGTCAGCCACAGGCCGACCTTCAGGTGCTGGAGCCACATGCCGGATACCGAGGAGCCCGGGCCGAGCGAGCCGTTCACGAAGTTGTCCGGGCTGGAGTCGACGCGTTCGGTGACCTCGCCGATGACCGCGAAGTCCTTCAGGTGGACCCCGCCGGAGGAGTTGGACTGGTCGATGAACCGGGAGCCGCGCACGACCGAGTACCAGTGGCCGGCGCCGCGCAGGGTCACGTTCTGCACGCCGCTGAGGGAGGAGGTGATCCGGTACTCGCCGGGCGGGATCCAGACCGTGCCGCCCTGCGCGGCCGCTATGGCGTCGCGGAACGCCTGGGTGGAGTCGCCGCCGCCGCTGGGATCGGCGCCCTTGGAGACGACGGACACCGATCCGGCCGGCTGGGTGGCGGCCGCCGCGGCCTGCTCGAAGTCCGCCACGTCGACGGTGACTTGTGTGCCGGTGGACTCGAAGGCGACCTTGTCGCCCGCCTGGACGTTCTGGCCGAGCAGCAGCCGGGCGTTGTCGTAGAAGTGGTGGTTCTTCGCGCCGGCGATCCAACTGGTTTCGATGTAGCTGTACTTGGAGGTGACCGGGAGTGTCCTGGCGATCCTGGTGCCGTTGACGTAGACGGCGAGCGAGCCGGACTGGCCGTCCGGGACGCTGTAGGCGACGTTCACGGCGTTGGCCGCGCGCGGCACGGTGAACTCCACGCGCTGACCGGAGTTCAGGCGAACGGCCTGCCGTCCGGACGCCTCCGACGCGAGGGTGGCCTGGGTGTGGTCGGGGCCGATCCTGCTGCCGGTGGTGGTCGCGGACTCGGCCTCGACCGAGGTGAACGGGAGGGTGGCGCCCGCGGCGGCGTGCGCGGCGGGGGCCACGGCGACCATCATGCCCGCGGCGAGGGCGACGACGGCCCCTACGGCGGGCAGGCGCCTCGCGTGTCTGGCGGTGCTGCTGTGCATGTGCTGATCCCTTCGTGGTGGGGGTGCCGGGGATAGCAGGTGGTGCGGGGTGCGACGGCTCAGGCGCGCAGCCAGACCGCCGTGTCCTGCGGCAGACGCCCCGCCTCGTCCAGGGGGCCGCTGCCGAGCAGGAGTGCGGAGTGCGCGGGCAGGTCGACGGCCGTGGCGGCGAGGTTCACCACGCACAGGGCGCCGTCCGCGCGGGCGAAGGCGAGGACGCCCTCGGGGGCGGGGAGCCAGGTCAGCGGGCCTTCGCCGAAGGCGGGACGGGCGGCGACGGCCTCGCGGTACAGGGTGAGCATGGAGTGCGGGTCGCCCTCCTGCCGGTCGGCCGCGTAGAGCGCCCAGTCCGCGGGCTGCGGCAGCCAGGGCTCCTCGCGCGAGCCGAAGCCCGCGTACGGGGCGTCGGCGGTCCAGGGAAGCGGTACCCGGCAGCCGTCGCGGCCGGGGTCGGTGCCGCCCGAGCGGTGGTGCATCGGGTCCTCGATCCGGTCCACCGGGACGTCCGCCTCCGGCAGGCCCAGCTCCTCCCCCTGGTACAGGTAGACCGAGCCGGGCAGGGCTAGGGAGAGCAGGGCCGCGGCGCGGGCGCGGCGGGTGCCGAGCGCGAGGTCGGTGGGGGTGCCGAACGCCTTGGCGGCGAAGTCGAAGCCGGTGTCGGTGCGGCCGTAGCGGGTGACGGTGCGGGTGATGTCGTGGTTGCACAGCACCCAGGTGGCGGGGGCGCCTACGGGTGCGTGCTCGGCGAGGGTCGAGTCGATGGCGGAGCGCAGCCGGTCCGCGTCCCAGGGGCACGACAGGAAGGCGAAGTTGAAGGCGGTGTGCAGTTCGTCGGGGCGGAGGTAGCGGGCGAAGCGTTCGGCGTCGGGGAGCCAGACCTCGCCGACGAACACCCCGTCGTGCTCGTCGGCGACCGCGCGCCAGGAGCGGTAGATGTCGTGGAGTTCGTCGCGGTCGACGAAGGGGTGCGGGTCGGGTGCCCCGGCCAGGTCGGGGAGGTCGGGGTCCTTGGCGAGCAGGGCGGCGGAGTCGATGCGGACGCCGGCGACACCGCGTTCGAACCAGAAGCGCAGGATGTCCTCGTGCTCGCGGCGGACGGCCGGGTGGGCCCAGTTGAGGTCGGGCTGTTCGGGGGTGAACAGGTGCAGGTACCAGTCGCCGTCGGGGAGCCGGGTCCACACCGGTTCGGTGGAGCCGACGAACTGCGACGGCCAGTCGTTGGGCGGGAGTTCACCGTGCTCACCGCGTCCGGGGCGGAAGTGGAACAGCTCGCGCTCGGGGCTGCCGGGACCGGCGGCGAGCGCGGCCCGGAACCAGGGGTGCTGGTCGGAGACGTGGTTGGGCACGATGTCGACGACGGTGCGGATGCCCAGCTCGCGCGCCTCGGCGATGAGCTTCTCGGCCTCGGCGAGGGTGCCGAAGGCGGGGTCGATCGTCCGGTAGTCGGCGACGTCGTAGCCGCCGTCCTTCATCGGTGACAGGTACCAGGGGTTGAACCACAGGGCGTCCACGCCGAGTTCGGCGAGGTAGGGCAGTCTGGCGCGTACCCCGGCGAGGTCTCCGGTGCCGTCGCCGTCGCCGTCGGCGAAGCTGCGCACGTACACCTGGTAGATGACGGCCGAGCGCCACCAGTCGGCCTGCCTGCGGGCATGGCTGGGCTGTGCCACGGTGCGTGCCCTTTCTGTCGAGGTCTGTCGAGGGGGCCGGGTCAGCCCTTGGTGCTGCCCGCGCTGATCCCGGCGATGATGTGCCGCTGGAACACGAGGAAGAGCGCCACCATGGGGATGCTGGCGATCACCATGGCCGCGACGAGCACGGTGAGCTGGATGTTCTGCGACAACTGGACCAGGGCCACGCTGATCGGCTGCTTGTCGGTGTCGGAGAACACCATCAGCGGCCAGAGGAAGTCCTGCCAGACGGAGACCAGCGCGAAGATCGACACCACGCCGAGCACCGGCCGGGACATGGGCAGCACGACCGACCACAGGGTGCGCAGCTTGCCCGCGCCGTCGATCTCGGCGGCCTCCAGCACATCGCGGGGCAACTGGTCGAAGAACCGCTTGAGCAGATACAGGTTGAAGGCGTTGGCGACGGCCGGCAGCCAGATGCCCAGCGGGTCGTTGAGCAGGCTGGTGTGGATCAGCGGGAGGTCGGCCGCGGTCAGGTACTTGGGCACGACCAGGGCCTGCGCGGGGACCATCAGGGTGGCGAGGATGCCGCCGAGGACGACCTTGCCGAAGGCGGGCCTCAGCTTCGACAGGGCGTAGGCGGCGGCCGTGCAGAACACCAACTGGAAGGCCCAGGCGCCGGCCGCCTGGACCACGGTGTTCCACAGGTGCAGCGGGAGCTGCATCAGGTCCCAGGCGTCGGTGTACCCGCTGAGGTGCCAGTGCTCGGGGACGAAGGTGGGCGGGGTACGGGCGATCTCGTCCGGGGACTTCATCGCGCCGGACGCCATCCAGTACACGGGGAACAGGAAGGCGAGCGCGAAGAGGGCGACGACGGCCGCGAACACCGTCCAGTACAGGGCCTTTCCGCGCGGGCGGGCGAGGGTGGCCGGGGAGATGAGGGTGCGGGTGCTCATGCGTCCCCCTCGGTGCGGGTGAGCCGCAGGTACAGGGCGGAGAAGGCGCCGAGCAGCACCAGCAGCATGACGCTGAGGGCGCAGGCCCCGCCGAAGTCGTTGTAGAGGAAGGCGTATTTGTAGATGAGGTAGAGCACGGTGACGGTCGCGCTCTCCGGGCCGCCGCCGGTGATCACGAAGGGCTCGGTGAACACCTGCATGGTGGCGATGATCTGGAGGAGCATCAGCATGAGGATCACGAACCGGGTCTGCGGGATGGTGACGTGCCGGATGCGCTGGAGGAGGTTGGCCCCGTCGAGTTCGGCCGCCTCGTACAGCTCGCCGGGGATGGACTGCAGGGCGGCGAGGTAGATGAGCACGGTGCCGCCGAGGTTGGCCCAGGTGGCCACGATCACCAGGGAGATCAGCGCGGTGTCGGTGCCGTTGGACCAGTTGGAGGTGGGCAGGTGCAGGGCGCGCAGCGTCTCGTTGGCGAGGCCGGCGCCGGGGTCGTAGAACCACTTCCACAGCAGGGCGCTGACCACGGGCGGGATCATCACCGGGAGGTAGACCACGACCCGGAAGAACGCCTTGGCGTGCCGGAGTTCGTTGAGCACCAGGGCCAGGACGAAGGGGACGGCGAAGCCGAGCAGGAGGGCGAGCAGGGTGAAGGTGAGGGTGTTGCGCCAGGCCGCGCCGAACTCCGGATCGTGCAGGACCCGGCGGAAGTTGGCGGTGCCGACCCATTCGGGCGCGGAGCCGGGGGTGTAGCGCTGGAAGGCGATGACGAAGGCGCGGATCGCCGGGTACCAGGAGAACAGGGCGAAGCAGACCAGGCCGCCGAGCAGGAAGCCGTAGGCGCGGACCTGGTCGGCCAGGACCCGGCGTCCCCGGCCGCCGCCCGCCGGGGACGGGGGCGGGGCCAGGGGGGCGGCGGCCGCGGGGAGGCGCTCGGCCGTCTTCGTCATGGCGGTCAGCCCCGCGCCAGGATGCTGTCGATCTTGCCGGACGCGTCCTTCAGGAGCTGGTCGATGTCCGCGTCCTTCTTGGTGAGGACGGCGGAGACGACACCGTCGAGCACCGAGTAGATCTGCTGGGCGTGCGGCGGCTCGATCTTCATGTCCAGGCTCTGGTTGCCGTCCAGGAAGGTCTGGTAGTTCTCCACCGGGACATTGGCGTTGGCCTTCTTGACCTGCTGGTCCTTGGCGTCGGCGGCGCCGGTGAACAGGCGCGGCTCGGGCAGGCCGACCGGTGCGTCGTTCTTCTTGGCGCGGGCGTAGTCGCCGAGGAAGCCGTCTCCGGGGGTGAGGAACATGTGGTCCAGCCACTTCAGGCCGGCGCGGATCTGGGCCGGGCTGGCCTTCTTGTCGAACATGTAGCCGTCGCCGCCGATGAGCGTGCCCTTGCCGCCGGGCATCGGGGCGAGCGCCAGGTCCTTGTACGAGCCGCCCTTCTCCTTGACGAGGATCGGGATGTTGTCCGGCGCCGAGAGGTACATGCCGAGCTTGCCCGAACCCATCATCTGCTGGGCGTCGTTGATGACGAGGAGCTGCTTGCTGCCCATGGAGTCGTCCGCCCAGCGCATGTCGTGCAGGTTCCGCAGCACCGCCTTGCCCTCGGGGGTGTCGACGGTGGCCTTCTTGCCGTCGGCGCTGACGACGTCGCCGCCCTGGGAGTACAGCTCGGCGGTGAAGTGCCAGCCGCCCTGGTTCTGCGCGCTGTAGTCGGCGTATCCGACGGTGCCGTCACCCAGTCCGGCGATCTTCTTCGCGGCGGCGCGGACCTCGTCCCAGGTGGCCGGGGGCTTGTCGGGGTCGAGGCCGGCCTTCTGGAAGAGGGCGCGGTTGTAGATCAGCCCCATCGAGTAGCCGGTGCGCGGGATGCCGTAGACCTTGCCGTCCACGGTGTAGATGTCCCGCAACTGCTTCTGGATGCTGTCGTAGCTCTTCAGGTCCTTGAGGTACGGGGTCAGGTCCGCGGCCTGCTTGATGTCCACGACGTGCCGGGCGTCGGTGAAGTACGTGTAGAACACGTCCTCCATCTGGCCGCCGGCGAGCTTGGCGTCGAAGGTCTTGGGGTCCTGGCAGGGGAAGGCGTCGTGGGCGACGACGTCGATGTCCGGGTTGGCCTTCTCGAAGGAGGCGATGTCCTCCTCGAAGAACCGGCGGTCGACCTTGGCGCTCTTCGGCGGCTCGCAGTTGACGGTGATGCGGGTCTTGCCGCCCGCCGAGCTGTCGTCGCCCGAACCGCAGGCGGCTGCGGTGAGGGCGAGCGAGGAACAGACGCCGATCGCGGCGAAGGTGCGGCGGAACCCGGTGCTTCTCATCGGTGGACCCCTCAAGGCAGGAGCAGTGGGCGCCGCACACTCAAGCACCGACGACACCGGGCCGCAAGATGTCGCGCAGAATCTGTAATTATTCGACAGCCCGGTGACTCCGGGCGTCCTCAGTCGCGCGGGGCTTGCGCGGTGGAGCCGCGGACCACCAGCTCGGGTTCAAACAGCAGCTCCTCGGCGGGGACCGAGGTGCCGCCGATCTGCGCGTTCAGCAGTTCCACGGCCGCGCGGCCCATGGCCTCGATGGGCTGGCGCACGGTGGTGAGCGGGGGCTCGGTGCAGTTCATGAAGGCGGAGTCGTCGTAGCCGACGACCGAGATCCGGCCCGGCACGTCGAGCCCCTTGCGCCGGGCGGCCCGCACGGCGCCGAGGGCCAGGGGGTCGCTGGCACAGATGATGCCGGTGACACCCCGGTCGATGAGCCGGGAGGCGGCGGCGTGACCGCCCTCGATGGAGAAGATGGCGCGGGCCACGTGGGCGTCCGGCAGGTCGCCCGCGAGGGCGCGGGCGGCGGCGAGCTTGCGGGCGGAGGGCACGTGGTCGTCGGGGCCGAGGACCAGGCCGATGCGCTCGTGGCCGAGGGAGGCCAGGTGGCGCCACGCCTGCTCGACGGCGACCGTGTCGTCGCAGGAGACACCGGGGAAGCCGAGGTGCTCTATGGCCGCGTTGACCAGCACGACCGGGATGCTGCGGTCGGCGAGCCTGCGGTAGTGGTCGTGCGGGGCGTCGGCCTGGGCGTACAGCCCGCCGGCGAAGACGACACCGGAGACCTGCTGCTGGAGGAGGAGTTCGACGTAGTCGGCCTCCGAGACGCCGCCCTTGGTCTGGGTGCACAGCACCGGGGTCAGGCCGAGCTGGGCCAGCGCGCCGCCGATGACCTCGGCGAAGGCGGGGAAGATCGGGTTCTGCAGCTCGGGCAGGACGAGGCCGACGAGGCGGGCGCGTTCGCCGCGCAACTGGGTGGGCCGCTCGTAACCGAGTACGTCCAGGGCGGTGAGGACCGACTGCCGGGTGGCGTCGGAGACTCCGGGTTTGCCGTTGAGCACCCGGCTGACCGTGGCCTCGCTGACCCCGACCTTCTTCGCCACTTCCGCAAGTCGTCGCGTCATGCGCGCAAGGGTAGCGCAATTTACGCAAGCGGTTTGCGTAACCGGAACCGGCCTCGGTGCGGATGACCCGGCGCCGTCGATGACCTGAACACCGACGGGGCCGGGTCAGGTCTACGGGGCGGGGACGACCGTCAGATGGGCGCGGCGGACGGCGGCCGACGGCTGCCGGGGGATCATCGTCAGGCGGCGGTGGCCCAGGTCGCGCAGCAGGGGCGGGGTCTCGTCCACGACGCGGCACTCGGCGGTGCCCCGGCGCGGGTCCGGGTGGTGCAGGAGGCGTACGGCGCCGTCGAGCCGGGCCGCGCTCTCGCCGACCGCGTGGATCCAGTACGGCAGGCCCTGCCGGAAGGCGGCGTCCATGATCGGGTCGCGGGCCACGTCCCGGCGTATCGCCTGGAGTTCGTGGTCGTGGCCGTACCCCTCCAGCGCGGTCTTGAGCTGGGCCAGCATCGGCAGGCACCAGCCCGGCTCGTGCTCGCCGAGCACCTGGCCCGCGTCGGGGTGGAAGAGGACGAACCTGAGGAAGTTGTCGCCCGGCATCGCGGTGGGGTGGTGCCGCACGTCCCCGAAGAGCGTGGCGAAGGCGTCGTTGGCGAGAATCACGTCCCAGCGGTGGTCCACGACGAGCGACGGGAACGGGGCAGCCTCCACCACGGCGGCGTAGTCGTCCAGATACGCCCGCGTCTCACAGCTCTCGGGGACGGACCGGGGTACCGGCCGCCGCCCTCCCGCCTGATGTGCCATCGGGTGGTCACCCCTCTTGCCTTGGCCGCAGCACGCGGCGCTGCGATCCTGCTGCCCCGACGAGAGCCGTGTCAACTATCGTGGCATTTCATGCCTGTTGACGGCTGAAATTCGCCACAGTTGTGGCGAGACCTGGATGGGAGTTCGAACGACGGGCTACTCTCCGGGATGTTCACGGCGGCCGGGGGTGACAAGCGCGCCCGATCTCGCGCGGCCCTTGAGAGACGTAGGAGTTCTGTCGGTGACGGATGGCTACGAGAATCCGGGCGCCACGGCGACCGCTCAGCTTCCGGCCGTCGTCGCCCGCGTCACCGCGCTCGCCGACCGGCTCGGCGTACCGCACGGCGAGGTCTTCGACACCGCCCGGCTCTCGGTCGGCAGCGGGGTCCCGGAGCCGGTGGTCAAGGCGCTGCTCTGCGGCCGCCCGGCCGGTGAACCGGATGTGCAGGCCCGCTTCCTGCAACGCCTGGACCTGCTGCGCCGCACGAGGCTGAAGCCCGGCGGGCGCAGATACACCCAGCAGGAGATCGCGGACGGCGCGGGCATGTCCCGGCAGCAGGCGGGCGCCCTGATCAACGGCGACCGCCGGCCCACCATGGAGCACTGCGACGCGCTCCAGCGGTTCTTCCACGTACACGCCGGGTTCCTCACGGCGGAGGACCCCGAGGCGCTGGCGGGTGCCCTGCAGCACATCGAGCAGGAGTTACTGCAGAAGCTGGCGGACCGGGAACGGGCCGCCTCCGGTGCCGCGCAGGACCCGCTGGAGCGGCTGCTCCAGGACCACGGGGTGCGCGGGATCGCCTGGCGGGCCGCCCAGCTCCCCACGGACCAGCACCGGGACAAGGTCGCGGAGTGGCTGGACATGCTCCTGGAGAGCGTCCGGCAGCCGGAGTCGTGAGCGGGATGAGGGCGGTGGGCATCGCGAGGGGCATGCGCCGGCTGTGCGCCGAGCTGGTCGGACAGTTGGACCGGCGGCCCGCGCCGGTGCCGCCCGAGGAGCTGTACCGCTCGCTGTGCTCGGCGATGAGCCGCAGACGCGGCCGCCCGGTGCAGTTCCGTACGGCGGTCTTCCCGCCCGGCACGGCCAGCGGGCTGTGGCTGGACATGACCGACCGCGATCTGGTCGTGGTGGAGGAACGCACCGCTCCCGACCACCAGTTGGTGATCCTCGGCCATGAGCTGTGGCACATGCAGGCCGACCACACCGCCCACCGGGTCGACGGCCTCGGGATGGGCGTGGCCACCCGGCTGCTGACCGACGACACCGACCGGGAGGCGTTGCAGGCGGCCGTGCACCGTGTCGCCGCGCGCACCCGGTTCGACCTGGACGAGGAGCGGGACGCGGAGACCTTCGGCCTGCTGCTGGCAAGCAAGTGCCGTACGCGGATGAGGGGTTCGTCGCTGAGCGGCCCGGTGCGCCGGGACGACGTGGCGGGGCGCATCGGTACGTCACTGGGGTATCCGGGACCGCAGGGCTGACCGCGGGCCTGGGCCGTCCGGGTGACCCGGGGCGGGCCGGAGCCGCCGCGTTGTCAGTGCCGGACGGCAAGCTGGAACCCTGCGTGCCGCGAGGGGCGGCGCGTGGCGCCAGTGTGCGTGAACCGTGCCGCCGACCGGGGAGCCGACCGATGCCGACCGCCGTACTGACCGACCGTGAGCGCACCGCCGTCCAGGCGTATCTGCGGCTGCTGCACACCGTGCGCGCCACCCTGGACGGCCCGCCGGACGCGGCCCCGGCGATGGTGCCGCCGGCCGTGCTCGCGGAGGCGGAACAGGCCCTGGCGGGCGCGGGTCTGGCGGGCAACGAGGACGGGTTCTTCGAACTGCTGCGGGCCTGGTGCCCGTAGCTCCCGGATCAGGGCGCCGGTACGGCCACCGCCGTGAGGACCAGCCCGTCCCCGGTGAGCCAGCGGCCGTCGAACCCGGTCAGGCGGGTGGTGCCGACCAGGGGGCCCGGCACCAGGAGGCGGGCGTGGAAGGTGCCGCGCCCGCCGTGCGCGGGGACCAGCTCGATGTCGGCCTCGGAGAAGTCCAGCCAGGCACGCGTCAGCGGGAACCACGCCTTGTACACGGACTCCTTGGCGCTGAACAGCAGCCGGTCCCAGTGCACGCCGGGCC is from Streptomyces seoulensis and encodes:
- a CDS encoding carbohydrate ABC transporter permease, with protein sequence MSTRTLISPATLARPRGKALYWTVFAAVVALFALAFLFPVYWMASGAMKSPDEIARTPPTFVPEHWHLSGYTDAWDLMQLPLHLWNTVVQAAGAWAFQLVFCTAAAYALSKLRPAFGKVVLGGILATLMVPAQALVVPKYLTAADLPLIHTSLLNDPLGIWLPAVANAFNLYLLKRFFDQLPRDVLEAAEIDGAGKLRTLWSVVLPMSRPVLGVVSIFALVSVWQDFLWPLMVFSDTDKQPISVALVQLSQNIQLTVLVAAMVIASIPMVALFLVFQRHIIAGISAGSTKG
- a CDS encoding LacI family DNA-binding transcriptional regulator yields the protein MTRRLAEVAKKVGVSEATVSRVLNGKPGVSDATRQSVLTALDVLGYERPTQLRGERARLVGLVLPELQNPIFPAFAEVIGGALAQLGLTPVLCTQTKGGVSEADYVELLLQQQVSGVVFAGGLYAQADAPHDHYRRLADRSIPVVLVNAAIEHLGFPGVSCDDTVAVEQAWRHLASLGHERIGLVLGPDDHVPSARKLAAARALAGDLPDAHVARAIFSIEGGHAAASRLIDRGVTGIICASDPLALGAVRAARRKGLDVPGRISVVGYDDSAFMNCTEPPLTTVRQPIEAMGRAAVELLNAQIGGTSVPAEELLFEPELVVRGSTAQAPRD
- a CDS encoding Crp/Fnr family transcriptional regulator, translating into MTYAASRDADHESNWPRGSYLGRLSEAALDDLLALGRPRRFEPRDLLVRQGDTDRHTLLLLSGFTKVTATAQNGLESLLAIRLGGDIIGEMAAVGDMPRTATVTACGPVTARAVPHEILRAFLLRRPDAAVELTGIVSERLRWANNRRLEFRGYNVKERLARILVDLAASHGRPGRDGVELGFTLTQPELAALAGAAEPTVHKALKELRDAELIVTGYRTTTVRDLDRLREEARLLPSDLD
- a CDS encoding PAS domain-containing protein translates to MAHQAGGRRPVPRSVPESCETRAYLDDYAAVVEAAPFPSLVVDHRWDVILANDAFATLFGDVRHHPTAMPGDNFLRFVLFHPDAGQVLGEHEPGWCLPMLAQLKTALEGYGHDHELQAIRRDVARDPIMDAAFRQGLPYWIHAVGESAARLDGAVRLLHHPDPRRGTAECRVVDETPPLLRDLGHRRLTMIPRQPSAAVRRAHLTVVPAP
- a CDS encoding glycoside hydrolase family 13 protein, whose product is MAQPSHARRQADWWRSAVIYQVYVRSFADGDGDGTGDLAGVRARLPYLAELGVDALWFNPWYLSPMKDGGYDVADYRTIDPAFGTLAEAEKLIAEARELGIRTVVDIVPNHVSDQHPWFRAALAAGPGSPERELFHFRPGRGEHGELPPNDWPSQFVGSTEPVWTRLPDGDWYLHLFTPEQPDLNWAHPAVRREHEDILRFWFERGVAGVRIDSAALLAKDPDLPDLAGAPDPHPFVDRDELHDIYRSWRAVADEHDGVFVGEVWLPDAERFARYLRPDELHTAFNFAFLSCPWDADRLRSAIDSTLAEHAPVGAPATWVLCNHDITRTVTRYGRTDTGFDFAAKAFGTPTDLALGTRRARAAALLSLALPGSVYLYQGEELGLPEADVPVDRIEDPMHHRSGGTDPGRDGCRVPLPWTADAPYAGFGSREEPWLPQPADWALYAADRQEGDPHSMLTLYREAVAARPAFGEGPLTWLPAPEGVLAFARADGALCVVNLAATAVDLPAHSALLLGSGPLDEAGRLPQDTAVWLRA
- a CDS encoding discoidin domain-containing protein translates to MHSSTARHARRLPAVGAVVALAAGMMVAVAPAAHAAAGATLPFTSVEAESATTTGSRIGPDHTQATLASEASGRQAVRLNSGQRVEFTVPRAANAVNVAYSVPDGQSGSLAVYVNGTRIARTLPVTSKYSYIETSWIAGAKNHHFYDNARLLLGQNVQAGDKVAFESTGTQVTVDVADFEQAAAAATQPAGSVSVVSKGADPSGGGDSTQAFRDAIAAAQGGTVWIPPGEYRITSSLSGVQNVTLRGAGHWYSVVRGSRFIDQSNSSGGVHLKDFAVIGEVTERVDSSPDNFVNGSLGPGSSVSGMWLQHLKVGLWLTGNNDNLVVENNRVLDTTADGLNLNGNARGVRVSNNFLRNQGDDSLAMWSLYAPDSNSSFENNTISQPNLANGIAIYGGTDISVKNNLVSDTNALGSGIAISNQKFLDPFSPLAGTITVSGNTLVRAGALNPNWNHPMGALRVDSYDSAINATVNITDTTITDSPYSAFEFVSGGGQGYPVRNVNVTGATVKNTGTVVVQAEAQGAAAFKNVSATQVGSAGVYNCPYPANSGTFSLTDGGGNSGWSSTWADCSTWPQPGQGNPQPDPNRNLAKGRPATATGSQDVYTPGKAADGDANTYWESANSAFPQSWTVDLGSAYPVRRLVLKLPPSSAWGARTQTIAVQGSTDGSSYTTVSGAQGYRFDPASGNTVTVSLPSGTSLRHLRLVVSGNTGWPAGQLSEVEAYQTS
- a CDS encoding ABC transporter substrate-binding protein, with translation MRSTGFRRTFAAIGVCSSLALTAAACGSGDDSSAGGKTRITVNCEPPKSAKVDRRFFEEDIASFEKANPDIDVVAHDAFPCQDPKTFDAKLAGGQMEDVFYTYFTDARHVVDIKQAADLTPYLKDLKSYDSIQKQLRDIYTVDGKVYGIPRTGYSMGLIYNRALFQKAGLDPDKPPATWDEVRAAAKKIAGLGDGTVGYADYSAQNQGGWHFTAELYSQGGDVVSADGKKATVDTPEGKAVLRNLHDMRWADDSMGSKQLLVINDAQQMMGSGKLGMYLSAPDNIPILVKEKGGSYKDLALAPMPGGKGTLIGGDGYMFDKKASPAQIRAGLKWLDHMFLTPGDGFLGDYARAKKNDAPVGLPEPRLFTGAADAKDQQVKKANANVPVENYQTFLDGNQSLDMKIEPPHAQQIYSVLDGVVSAVLTKKDADIDQLLKDASGKIDSILARG
- a CDS encoding carbohydrate ABC transporter permease yields the protein MTKTAERLPAAAAPLAPPPSPAGGGRGRRVLADQVRAYGFLLGGLVCFALFSWYPAIRAFVIAFQRYTPGSAPEWVGTANFRRVLHDPEFGAAWRNTLTFTLLALLLGFAVPFVLALVLNELRHAKAFFRVVVYLPVMIPPVVSALLWKWFYDPGAGLANETLRALHLPTSNWSNGTDTALISLVIVATWANLGGTVLIYLAALQSIPGELYEAAELDGANLLQRIRHVTIPQTRFVILMLMLLQIIATMQVFTEPFVITGGGPESATVTVLYLIYKYAFLYNDFGGACALSVMLLVLLGAFSALYLRLTRTEGDA